Proteins from one Bacteroides mediterraneensis genomic window:
- a CDS encoding efflux RND transporter periplasmic adaptor subunit, with protein sequence MDIQLKKKPWYVRYRFYLAGGVLLLAGLIYVIILASGPQRLRIDADSVQLAEVKQAPFREYVDVEGVVHPILTLMVNARESGNVERIVAEEGSLLQQGDTILVLTNPNLLREIDDQRDEWEKQRISYQEKSLEMEQKSLTLKQQTLEAAYELNKIRKSFALEQEEYRMGIRSKAQLEVSEDEFRYKTASTQLKMQSLQSDSAMTVIRRELLRNDREREQKKLERSLERMEELVVRAPSDGQLSFVKVTLGQQVAAGENLAEVKVMSQFKVHASLSEYYVDRVTVGLPASVTYQGKRYALKVSKVVPEVKDRTFDVDLVFTGEMPENVRLGKSFRVQIELGQPEQALVIPRGNFYSQTGGQWIYKLNADKTRARKVPVVIGRQNPLQYEITEGLQPGDWVITTGYDNFGDAEELVFK encoded by the coding sequence ATGGATATACAATTGAAAAAGAAACCCTGGTACGTGCGCTATCGTTTTTATCTGGCAGGCGGCGTACTTCTGCTGGCCGGACTGATTTATGTGATTATACTGGCCTCCGGTCCGCAGCGCTTACGTATTGATGCAGACTCCGTGCAACTGGCCGAGGTGAAGCAGGCCCCTTTCCGTGAATACGTGGACGTGGAAGGAGTGGTGCATCCCATCCTGACCTTGATGGTCAATGCCCGCGAGTCGGGTAATGTAGAGCGTATCGTGGCCGAAGAGGGCAGTTTGCTGCAGCAGGGAGACACTATTTTGGTCTTGACCAATCCCAACCTGTTGCGTGAGATAGACGACCAGCGGGATGAATGGGAAAAGCAGCGCATCTCTTATCAGGAGAAATCCCTTGAGATGGAACAGAAAAGTCTGACCCTGAAACAGCAGACTCTGGAGGCTGCTTACGAACTGAACAAGATACGGAAAAGCTTTGCCCTGGAGCAGGAAGAATACCGCATGGGCATCCGTAGCAAAGCGCAGCTGGAGGTGTCGGAAGATGAGTTCCGTTACAAGACGGCCTCCACCCAGCTGAAGATGCAGAGCCTGCAGAGCGATTCGGCCATGACGGTCATCCGCAGGGAACTGTTGCGCAACGACCGGGAACGGGAACAGAAGAAGCTGGAGCGTTCCTTGGAGCGGATGGAAGAGCTGGTGGTACGTGCGCCGTCGGATGGGCAGCTTAGTTTTGTGAAGGTCACATTAGGGCAGCAGGTGGCAGCCGGAGAGAATCTGGCAGAAGTGAAGGTCATGTCGCAGTTCAAGGTGCATGCTTCCCTGAGCGAATACTACGTAGACCGGGTGACGGTAGGCTTGCCGGCGTCCGTGACTTATCAGGGAAAACGCTATGCCTTGAAAGTGAGTAAGGTGGTGCCGGAGGTGAAAGACCGCACCTTTGATGTGGACTTGGTCTTTACGGGAGAAATGCCCGAGAATGTCCGTCTGGGAAAAAGCTTCCGGGTACAGATTGAGTTAGGACAACCGGAACAAGCTTTGGTGATTCCACGCGGTAATTTCTATTCGCAGACCGGCGGTCAGTGGATTTACAAACTCAATGCCGACAAGACCCGGGCGAGAAAGGTTCCGGTGGTCATCGGGCGCCAGAACCCCCTGCAATACGAAATCACCGAAGGTTTGCAGCCCGGCGATTGGGTGATTACCACAGGATATGATAACTTTGGCGACGCGGAAGAGCTGGTGTTTAAATGA
- a CDS encoding tetratricopeptide repeat protein, translated as MKGKIKHITIALGICLLLAMIVLGLKKRNTIYTWFLGDVQTLYMQADSLYRQKKYDEAATLYSKLARIDSAKRCQFILGDIYYQGKTGVRNYKKAMKLFLKSADNGNADSQNNLGYMYAYGIGTDIDYSKARKYLSLAALQGHSQAQVGLGSLYRHGWGVTKSYSEAFKLYKRAAAYNNTDAMNNLGYMYTFGYGTSTSVGDAIYWFEKSASRDNVFALFNLAVFHIEGHGYPKDLSKGAELLSRAAELNSPAAQFNLGLMYYFGKGVGKDYAKAKHLFQQASAQGHNHALEFLMKVENKEKVSETDSIFDWKLKAI; from the coding sequence ATGAAAGGGAAAATAAAACACATAACTATTGCTTTGGGAATCTGTCTTTTGTTGGCAATGATTGTACTGGGGCTTAAAAAACGTAATACTATATATACCTGGTTTTTGGGAGATGTCCAGACGCTTTACATGCAGGCAGACAGTTTGTACAGACAGAAGAAATATGACGAAGCCGCGACACTGTACTCAAAACTGGCAAGAATTGACAGTGCAAAGCGTTGCCAGTTTATTTTAGGTGACATATATTATCAGGGGAAGACAGGGGTAAGGAATTACAAAAAGGCCATGAAATTATTCCTGAAATCGGCAGATAACGGCAATGCGGATTCTCAGAACAATCTGGGCTATATGTATGCGTATGGCATAGGAACCGACATCGACTATTCTAAAGCCAGAAAATATCTCAGTCTGGCTGCTTTACAAGGACACTCCCAGGCGCAAGTGGGATTAGGCAGCCTTTACAGGCATGGCTGGGGAGTCACCAAGAGCTATTCGGAAGCGTTCAAGTTGTATAAAAGGGCTGCTGCGTATAATAATACGGACGCAATGAACAATCTGGGCTATATGTACACTTTCGGTTACGGAACCTCAACCAGCGTGGGCGATGCCATATACTGGTTTGAAAAATCTGCTTCAAGAGACAATGTCTTCGCATTGTTTAATCTGGCTGTGTTTCATATAGAAGGGCATGGATACCCCAAAGATTTATCGAAAGGAGCTGAACTTCTTTCAAGGGCGGCCGAATTGAATTCTCCCGCGGCGCAGTTCAATCTGGGATTGATGTACTATTTCGGAAAAGGTGTTGGGAAGGATTATGCCAAGGCAAAACATTTGTTCCAACAGGCTTCCGCCCAAGGGCATAACCATGCGTTGGAATTTCTCATGAAGGTGGAGAATAAGGAGAAGGTTTCCGAAACCGATTCAATTTTTGATTGGAAATTGAAGGCGATATAA